The DNA segment CCGAAGACTTGTTGCATTGGCAACAGTGACACCTGTGGGCTATATAAACTCTGCCATCGTAGCCCTGTTCACTAATGACAGTGAGTAGTTGAGTGCATGTATCAGCTGTTATAGTTTCAGTGTTGCCCCTTTACAGGTGAGCCTGTGCTCTACTGCACTTCATTTGTACGAGGTTCCTCATCAACCGATGGATTTGTACAAGTTAATTTACAGAATGGTCCCTTCAGGTTTCTGGAACAAAATTACACTTCTATCTTTGTAAGTCTACCCAGTTTGTGTTTCACTAATTCACAGTACACTTACTAGGTCAACAGCAATGGAGATGTGTCTCTTAGTGCTGCGTTTACAAGTTTTTCTCCAAGAGTGCTCCCACTTGCATCGTTCAACCCCCCGATATTAGCCCCCTTCTGGTCAGATTCAGATGCAGGTGATGGTGGGTTAGTACTTTATGCAGAGACTCAAGACTCCATGCTCCTCACACAAGCTGCCAATGAAGTGATGACTGCCTTTCCTAACCAGCCTACTTTTACTCCTATGTCTCTGTTCATTGCTACTTGGCTTCAAGTCCCTCCCTTTAATGGCCCTGGGGTGAGTCGATACAACACGTACTTATCTGCAATGATTCTGGATCTTTATTCAGGTAAATACTTTCCAAGTCGTCATGGCATCAGATGGTCAGCGTTCATTTGTTATTTTCGTCTACGATGACATACAATGGATAAACGGTGGTAGTGCACTGGCTGGAATCAACGGTGGTGATGGTGTCCGCTCTGTGACTGTACCTGGCTCCTTATCACTAAGTATCATGAACATAATGACCACTAGCAATGTGGGGAGGCCTGGAGTGTGGATGTACAGAGTGGACACTCCCGACATTATTAATCCCAGTGAGCCCTAACAACCAACAATGTGAGTTTATCCCAACATTTGAGCGTGTGAGCTGATTATATATTCTTGTTTTTACATGCAGGTTCAAGCTTACACCATTGACTGCTGTATAGTATATCGAATTTATAAGTAGAAATATTATCGTAGTgacagtatacataattattgcataaatCAACATCGTAATTATAAATAAATATGCACAATTGTATATCAGAGACATCGTCCAAGGCCAATTTTTCTATAGAAGAACAGAAGAACAAAAGAGTTTTCTATAATTAGTGGGGGGAGGGTATACTGAACAAACAGAATAGCCGACACTTAGTTACCCACACACTGAGAGTATGAATTTGGTCGTGGAAGCGATACAGAAAGGAGCCTTTATTTTAGAAATCGAACAATTCAAgctcaattattattattcaagcTTTACAGTCACAGTGTGAGGTGATGATAGAAGCTTGTGAAAGTAATGGAACATGGAGTGGATCTGCTCATTGTATACGCTGAGAAACCTTTATTATACGTATTATAGTTATCTATAAATTTCATTCACAATGGCAAACTAGTGCGCTGTGACCATTCACTGTTGTGATGCTGGATACATGAACTCTCAAAGGAAGGAATTGTGGGACTGGAGTGACATGCACTGGCATGCATGGGTCATGTAAAACTTGTCAATTAAGGTATAGAGATTATTGAAACTGAATGTCTAGCATTAAGTTAATACTCAAACAGCCATCTGTTCAGACCTCTCTGTActtagtatacatgtatagcggaATCACAGTTACAGTCTTGACTGTATatagtccatgcatgcagatcgACTTGAAAGAACTGTTACTATACTCAAAGCAGTTATATACGGCGGCTATATAGTGTCTGCAGGTGCAGAACAATGAGAATTAACATGTCTGGCAAAGGAGTGAACATGtggtgtagctagctagtgttaACTGACTTAACAGTCTGTCTCTGTTATGTATTTGTCCCCATTAAGTACTCAGGGGCATCATATTAGTGTCTCTGCATAAAGTACTAACCCACCAGCACTTGAATCGGTATCTGACCAGAAGGGGGCTAATATCAGGGATCTTCAGATCGAGTCAAGTGGGAGCACTTCCGGAGCAAAATTTGCATTAAGAGATACATCACCATTGGTGTTGACCTAATAAAATGCATGTGTACTGTGAATTCATGAAAACACAAACTGGGTAGACTTACAAAGATAGAAGTGTAATTTTGTTCCAAAAACCTAAAGGGACCATTCTGTAAATCAAGTTGTGCATGTGGTTCCATCAAGAGATGAGGAGCCTCGTACAAATGAAGTGCAGTAGAGCACTGGCTCACCTGTAAAGGGGCAACAAAGTAATAATAGTATATTcttatacactgaactactcACTGTCATCAGCATATTGAAACCTAACAATAGCTTACCGTATCTGAACAACAACATACACATGCAAGTCATGTAATTAATTAGTCCAAAGTTGGGGggctcataacttgagtttttATGCAGAGACTCAAGACTCCATGCTCCTCACACGAGCTGCTAATGAAGTGAGCTATACTACAGTATATAATATATCTTTATAacatcacatcacatgactgtatggccataataattatggtacaccGTTAATTGTTCATGCATAAAAATCTAATTTTGCTAATAATAGAATAGAATCCTGTGTAGAGTAACAAAAGTACATGCACCCATGCATTCGTAATGATAGCCAAATTAATCCATATTCATTTAAATATGCATTCAAGTTAATTAACCTTGTATGTTACATTGCATGAGTAGGGGAGATATGTGAAGTACGTTACCTGCCCACCAAACTTCTAGGTTACTAGGTAACAAACCACAGCCGTAATAGCTGCATGTTGTAGCAATTGTCTGCAGGTACTATAATATGAGGACTCTCAGGCAGGCAAAGCTGTGGCGAGATTGCGAGCCTATTTTGTGATCCAGTTTAAATAGTATAGCGCTAGTCTCGTAGCATGATGAGGGTGGAATGCAGCACACAATGACATTAATTCGTGTCTGTAAGAGAAGGAACCTGAATCACTTGATGAATTAGGTGTGAATTCTCACTTCACAATATTATTGTGTGGTTAATTAGCTGCACTTATaggttattataattataattatagcatgaagGTTCTgaatcataaaattatagcaagggtatacctgcatgcatgcatgtatccatagatactatagtatctatgatgaTCATGACTTGTCTGTCATTGAATGATTGTAATTTCTTAATAATACTGCATActttataacaataattatgaggttAGCTATACTTATAACTATATATGCATATACTTATGACTCAACAACTTTGATCAGGAGTGTCA comes from the Halichondria panicea chromosome 4, odHalPani1.1, whole genome shotgun sequence genome and includes:
- the LOC135335285 gene encoding mucin-4-like codes for the protein MLLTRAANEVSTAFPGQPTFTPMSLFIATWLQVPPFGDPEVNTFQVVMASDGQRSFVLFLYDDIQGTNGGRALAGINGGDGVRSVTVPGSLSEAIMNITTTSNVGRPGVWMYRVDTDEPVFRLTHEQGVVTICDEVIIELVSGTLAFPTEITIEIDNVLNTLTFPSGSVPNTTLSFRPTLISNNRRLVALATVTPVGYINSAIVALFTNDSEPVLYCTSFVRGSSSTDGFVQVNLQNGPFRFLEQNYTSIFVNSNGDVSLSAAFTSFSPRVLPLASFNPPILAPFWSDSDAGDGGLVLYAETQDSMLLTQAANEVMTAFPNQPTFTPMSLFIATWLQVPPFNGPGVNTFQVVMASDGQRSFVIFVYDDIQWINGGSALAGINGGDGVRSVTVPGSLSLSIMNIMTTSNVGRPGVWMYRVDTPDIINPSEP